In one Paraburkholderia azotifigens genomic region, the following are encoded:
- a CDS encoding malate dehydrogenase, which yields MAKPAKRVAVTGAAGQIGYSLLFRIANGDMLGKDQPVILQLLDLPQAQAAVKGVVMELEDCAFPLLAGVVVTDDPKVAFKDADVALLVGARPRSKGMERKDLLSANAEIFTVQGKALNEVASRDVKVLVVGNPANTNAYIAMKSAPDLPKKNFTAMLRLDHNRALSQLAAKSGKPVSSIEKLVVWGNHSPTMYPDFRVATAEGQDLTKLINDEEWNRNTFIPTVGKRGAAIIEARGLSSAASAANAAIDHVRDWVLGTNGKWVTMGIPSDGSYGIPEDIVYGVAVTCENGEYKRVEGLQIDAFAREKMDNTLNELLEERDGVQHLLG from the coding sequence ATGGCTAAGCCCGCAAAGCGCGTTGCCGTCACCGGCGCCGCAGGTCAAATCGGTTACTCCCTGCTGTTCCGCATCGCCAATGGCGACATGCTCGGCAAGGATCAGCCGGTCATCCTGCAACTGCTGGACCTGCCGCAAGCGCAAGCCGCCGTCAAAGGCGTCGTGATGGAACTCGAAGACTGCGCGTTCCCGCTGCTCGCGGGTGTCGTGGTCACTGACGATCCCAAGGTTGCGTTCAAGGACGCCGACGTCGCGCTGCTGGTCGGTGCACGCCCGCGTTCGAAGGGCATGGAGCGCAAGGATCTGCTGTCGGCCAACGCCGAAATCTTCACGGTGCAAGGCAAGGCGCTGAACGAAGTGGCAAGCCGCGACGTGAAGGTGCTGGTCGTCGGCAACCCGGCGAACACGAACGCGTACATCGCGATGAAGTCGGCACCGGACCTGCCGAAGAAAAACTTCACGGCCATGCTGCGTCTGGACCACAACCGCGCGCTGTCGCAACTGGCTGCGAAGTCGGGCAAGCCGGTTTCGTCGATCGAAAAGCTCGTCGTGTGGGGCAACCACTCGCCGACGATGTACCCGGATTTCCGCGTCGCAACGGCAGAAGGCCAGGATCTGACCAAGCTGATCAACGACGAAGAATGGAACCGCAACACGTTCATCCCGACGGTCGGCAAGCGCGGCGCGGCGATCATCGAAGCGCGCGGCCTGTCGTCGGCAGCTTCGGCGGCCAACGCTGCAATCGACCACGTGCGTGACTGGGTGCTCGGCACCAACGGCAAGTGGGTGACGATGGGCATTCCGTCGGACGGCTCGTACGGCATCCCCGAAGACATCGTCTACGGCGTCGCCGTGACGTGCGAAAACGGCGAGTACAAGCGCGTCGAAGGCCTGCAGATCGACGCGTTCGCGCGCGAGAAGATGGACAATACGCTGAACGAGCTGCTCGAAGAGCGCGACGGCGTTCAGCACCTGCTCGGCTAA
- a CDS encoding GntR family transcriptional regulator, with product MNSNPASTANPPGASGAGDAASASAPAPSPTFSPLYQQIKALITQSLETGEWKPGEIIPSEVELAARYKVSQGTVRKAIDELAADNLLVRRQGKGTFVATHNEERAQFRFLRLLADDGAEHPHISRLLECRRLRASADIARQLDLKPADPVVLIKRLLTFDGEDTVLDEIWLPGGVFRGLTLERLSEYKGPLYAMFETEFGTRMIRASEKIRAVAADPAVADLLHVPAGFPLLSVERVSYTYGDRPVEVRRGWYVTTGYYYQNDLS from the coding sequence ATGAATTCGAACCCGGCCAGCACAGCAAACCCTCCCGGCGCGTCGGGCGCGGGTGACGCTGCGTCTGCCTCCGCGCCGGCTCCGTCTCCGACCTTCAGCCCTCTCTATCAGCAGATCAAGGCGCTCATTACGCAGAGCCTCGAGACGGGCGAGTGGAAGCCCGGCGAGATCATTCCTAGTGAAGTCGAACTGGCCGCGCGTTACAAGGTCAGTCAGGGAACCGTGCGCAAGGCGATCGACGAACTCGCCGCGGACAACCTGCTGGTGCGCCGTCAGGGTAAAGGCACCTTTGTTGCTACGCACAACGAAGAGCGCGCGCAGTTTCGCTTTCTCCGTCTTCTCGCCGACGACGGCGCCGAACATCCGCACATCAGCCGGCTGCTCGAATGCCGGCGCTTGCGTGCGTCGGCGGACATCGCGCGGCAGCTGGATCTGAAGCCGGCCGATCCCGTCGTGCTGATCAAGCGACTTTTGACATTCGACGGCGAAGACACCGTGCTCGATGAAATCTGGCTGCCGGGCGGCGTGTTTCGCGGACTGACGCTCGAGCGCCTGTCGGAGTACAAGGGTCCGCTCTATGCGATGTTCGAAACCGAGTTCGGCACGCGCATGATCCGCGCGTCGGAGAAGATTCGCGCCGTGGCCGCGGACCCGGCCGTCGCAGATCTTCTGCACGTGCCGGCAGGATTTCCGTTGCTGTCCGTAGAGCGCGTGTCCTATACCTATGGTGACCGTCCCGTTGAAGTTCGTCGAGGATGGTATGTCACGACCGGGTATTACTATCAAAACGATTTGAGTTGA
- the sdhC gene encoding succinate dehydrogenase, cytochrome b556 subunit → MAEAVKKPRPEFRNIGIGQILTAYRLPLAGRVSILHRVSGGLLFIFLPFLLYLFDQSLTSELSFEVFKGFLSNIIVKLITLVLAWAFLFHFCAGVRHLLMDMNHDAVTKERGKNTSVVVLAVSSILTIAFALKLFGAF, encoded by the coding sequence ATGGCAGAAGCCGTAAAAAAACCGAGGCCGGAATTCCGGAACATCGGTATCGGGCAGATATTGACGGCATACCGTCTCCCGCTGGCGGGGCGCGTGTCGATTCTCCACCGCGTGAGCGGCGGGCTGCTGTTCATCTTCCTTCCGTTCCTGCTTTACCTCTTCGACCAGAGCCTGACTTCGGAACTGAGCTTCGAGGTGTTCAAGGGCTTCCTGTCCAACATCATCGTCAAGCTGATCACGCTGGTGCTGGCGTGGGCGTTCCTGTTCCACTTCTGCGCGGGCGTGCGCCATCTGCTGATGGACATGAACCACGACGCCGTCACGAAGGAACGCGGCAAGAACACGTCGGTGGTCGTGCTCGCCGTGTCGTCGATCCTGACGATCGCCTTCGCGCTCAAACTGTTCGGAGCTTTCTAA
- the sdhD gene encoding succinate dehydrogenase, hydrophobic membrane anchor protein: protein MSANNRVGSKRLVVGAHYGLRDWLAQRITAVIMAVYTVILLAWFFGAQAFSYDGWAGIFATQWMKLATFVTLLSLFYHAWVGVRDIWMDYIKPVGTRLLLQALTIVWLLACAGYAAQILWRV, encoded by the coding sequence ATGTCCGCAAATAACCGGGTTGGCTCGAAGCGCCTCGTCGTGGGCGCGCACTACGGTCTGCGCGACTGGCTCGCGCAGCGCATCACGGCCGTGATCATGGCCGTCTACACCGTCATCCTGCTCGCATGGTTCTTCGGCGCGCAGGCATTCTCTTACGACGGCTGGGCGGGCATCTTCGCCACGCAATGGATGAAGCTGGCCACGTTCGTCACGCTGCTGTCGCTGTTCTATCACGCGTGGGTCGGCGTGCGCGACATCTGGATGGACTACATCAAGCCCGTGGGCACGCGGCTTCTGCTGCAGGCGCTGACGATCGTCTGGCTGCTCGCGTGTGCGGGCTACGCTGCGCAGATTCTCTGGAGAGTGTAA
- the sdhA gene encoding succinate dehydrogenase flavoprotein subunit: MVAIKNSLPRRKFDVVIVGAGGSGMRASLQLARAGLSVCVLSKVFPTRSHTVAAQGGIGASLGNMSEDNWHYHFYDTIKGSDWLGDQDAIEFMCREAPNAVYELEHFGMPFDRNADGTIYQRPFGGHTANYGEKPVQRACAAADRTGHALLHTLYQQNVAAKTTFFVEWMALDLIRDADGDVLGVTALEMETGDVYILEGKTTLFATGGAGRIFAASTNAFINTGDGLGMAARAGIPLEDMEFWQFHPTGVAGAGVLITEGVRGEGGILRNSNGERFMERYAPTLKDLAPRDFVSRSMDQEIKEGRGVGPNKDHVLLDLSHIGAETIMKRLPSIREIALKFANVDCIKEPIPVVPTIHYQMGGIPTNIHGQVVGTAKGHEDPINGFYAVGECSCVSVHGANRLGTNSLLDLVVFGRAAGNHIVKHVKEIKDHKPLPADAADFALSRLAKLDSSSSGEYAQNVANDIRSTMQKHAGVFRTSALLAEGVERIREVAARVGNIHLKDKSKVFNTARVEALEVENLIEVARATMVSAEARKESRGAHAQNDFEHRDDENWLRHTLWYSEGDRLDYKPVHMNPLTVESVPPKARTF; encoded by the coding sequence ATGGTTGCAATCAAGAATTCCCTGCCGCGTCGCAAGTTCGATGTGGTGATCGTCGGCGCGGGCGGCTCGGGGATGCGCGCCTCGCTGCAGCTTGCGCGCGCGGGCCTCTCCGTGTGCGTGCTCTCGAAGGTGTTCCCGACGCGTTCGCACACCGTCGCCGCACAGGGCGGCATCGGCGCCTCGCTCGGCAACATGAGCGAAGACAACTGGCACTACCACTTCTACGACACGATCAAGGGCTCCGACTGGCTCGGCGACCAGGACGCGATCGAGTTCATGTGCCGCGAAGCACCGAACGCCGTCTACGAACTGGAACACTTCGGCATGCCGTTCGACCGCAACGCGGACGGCACGATCTACCAGCGTCCGTTCGGCGGCCACACGGCGAACTACGGCGAGAAGCCCGTGCAGCGCGCGTGCGCGGCCGCTGACCGTACCGGCCACGCCCTGCTGCACACGCTGTACCAGCAGAACGTCGCGGCGAAGACCACTTTCTTCGTCGAGTGGATGGCGCTGGACCTGATCCGCGACGCCGACGGCGACGTGCTCGGCGTGACCGCGCTCGAAATGGAAACGGGCGACGTCTATATCCTCGAAGGCAAGACCACGCTGTTCGCCACGGGCGGCGCGGGCCGGATCTTCGCGGCGTCGACCAATGCGTTCATCAACACGGGCGACGGCCTCGGCATGGCCGCCCGCGCGGGCATCCCGCTCGAGGACATGGAATTCTGGCAATTCCACCCGACGGGCGTGGCGGGCGCGGGCGTGCTGATCACGGAAGGCGTGCGCGGCGAGGGCGGCATTCTGCGCAACTCGAACGGCGAGCGCTTCATGGAGCGCTACGCGCCGACGCTGAAGGATCTGGCGCCGCGCGACTTCGTCTCGCGCTCGATGGACCAGGAAATCAAGGAAGGCCGTGGCGTGGGTCCGAACAAGGACCACGTGCTGCTCGACCTGTCGCACATCGGCGCCGAGACGATCATGAAGCGTCTGCCGTCGATCCGCGAAATCGCGCTGAAGTTCGCGAACGTCGACTGCATCAAGGAGCCGATTCCCGTCGTGCCGACCATCCACTACCAGATGGGCGGCATTCCGACGAACATCCACGGTCAGGTGGTTGGCACCGCGAAGGGCCACGAAGACCCGATCAACGGCTTCTATGCCGTGGGCGAATGCTCGTGCGTGTCGGTGCACGGCGCGAACCGTCTGGGCACGAACTCGCTGCTCGACCTGGTGGTGTTTGGCCGCGCGGCGGGCAACCACATCGTCAAGCATGTGAAGGAAATCAAGGATCACAAGCCGCTGCCGGCTGATGCCGCCGATTTCGCGCTCTCGCGTCTGGCGAAGCTCGACAGCTCGAGCTCGGGCGAATACGCGCAAAACGTGGCCAACGACATCCGTTCGACGATGCAGAAGCACGCGGGCGTGTTCCGCACGTCGGCGCTGCTGGCCGAAGGCGTCGAGCGCATTCGCGAAGTGGCCGCACGTGTGGGCAACATCCACCTGAAGGACAAGTCGAAGGTGTTCAACACGGCGCGCGTGGAAGCGCTCGAAGTGGAGAACCTGATCGAGGTGGCGCGCGCGACGATGGTGTCGGCCGAGGCGCGCAAGGAAAGCCGTGGCGCGCACGCGCAGAACGACTTCGAACATCGCGACGACGAGAACTGGCTGCGCCATACGCTGTGGTACAGCGAAGGCGACCGCCTCGACTACAAGCCGGTGCACATGAACCCGCTGACGGTCGAATCGGTGCCGCCGAAGGCACGAACCTTCTAA
- a CDS encoding succinate dehydrogenase iron-sulfur subunit, with amino-acid sequence MAKRTFEIYRYDPDKDAAPRMQTYELEIDSHERMLLDALVKLKALDETLSFRRSCREGVCGSDAMNINGKNGLACLTNLNDLPQKIVLRPLPGLPVVRDLIVDMTQFFNQYHSIKPFLINDTPPPEKERLQSPEQRDELDGLYECILCASCSTSCPSFWWNPDKFVGPAGLLQAYRFIADSRDEATGERLDNLEDPYRLFRCHTIMNCVDVCPKGLNPTKAIGKIKELMVRRTV; translated from the coding sequence ATGGCCAAGCGTACATTCGAAATCTACCGCTACGACCCGGACAAGGACGCCGCGCCGCGCATGCAGACGTACGAGCTCGAGATCGACTCGCACGAGCGCATGCTGCTCGACGCGCTGGTGAAGCTCAAGGCACTGGACGAGACGCTGTCGTTCCGGCGCTCGTGCCGCGAGGGCGTGTGCGGCTCGGACGCGATGAACATCAACGGCAAGAACGGTCTGGCGTGTCTGACGAACCTGAACGATCTGCCGCAGAAGATCGTGCTGCGTCCGCTGCCGGGGCTGCCCGTGGTGCGCGACCTGATCGTCGACATGACGCAGTTCTTCAACCAGTATCACTCGATCAAGCCGTTCCTGATCAACGACACGCCGCCGCCGGAGAAAGAGCGTCTGCAGTCGCCGGAACAGCGCGACGAGCTCGACGGGCTGTACGAGTGCATTCTGTGCGCGAGCTGCTCGACGTCGTGCCCGAGCTTCTGGTGGAATCCGGACAAGTTCGTGGGCCCGGCGGGCCTGCTGCAGGCCTATCGCTTCATCGCGGACAGCCGCGACGAGGCGACGGGCGAGCGGCTGGACAACCTGGAAGATCCGTACCGTCTGTTCCGTTGCCACACGATCATGAACTGCGTCGACGTGTGCCCGAAGGGTCTCAACCCGACGAAGGCGATCGGCAAGATCAAGGAATTGATGGTGCGCCGGACGGTCTGA
- a CDS encoding succinate dehydrogenase assembly factor 2, with protein MDELHQSDPLRRARLRWRARRGLLENDLIFERFFSRYEHDLSDADVGALTRLLELSDNDLMDLLLARKEPEGDLADADVRRVLEMLRTV; from the coding sequence ATGGACGAGCTACATCAGTCCGACCCCCTTCGCCGCGCGCGCCTACGCTGGCGTGCGCGGCGCGGCCTGCTGGAAAACGATCTGATCTTCGAACGTTTTTTCAGCCGATATGAGCATGATCTCAGTGATGCGGACGTGGGCGCGCTCACGCGCCTGCTCGAACTGAGCGATAACGACCTGATGGACTTGCTGCTCGCACGCAAGGAACCGGAAGGCGACCTCGCCGACGCGGATGTCAGGCGGGTGCTGGAGATGCTGCGTACGGTGTGA
- the gltA gene encoding citrate synthase, with product MTPSDVKATLSFSDNSPSVEMPIYKGTMGPDVIDIRKLYGQTGKFTYDPGFMSTASCNSAITYIDGDKGELLYRGFPIDNLAQNADFLETCYLLLKGELPNQAQKDEFVKTVTNHTMVHEQMQFFFRGFRRDAHPMAILVAAVGALSAFYHDSLDITNPRHREVSAIRMIAKLPTLVAMAYKYSIGQPFVYPQNNLSYSANFMRMMFSNPCEEYKVNEVLVRALDRILILHADHEQNASTSTVRLAGSSGANPFACIAAGIACLWGPAHGGANEAALNMLEEIGSVDNIPEFIKQVKDKNSGVKLMGFGHRVYKNYDPRAKLMRETCYEVLNELGLHDDPLFKLAMALEKIALEDEYFVSRKLYPNVDFYSGIVQRALGIPTSMFTCIFAMARTVGWIAQWNEMIADPEQKIGRPRQLFIGETAREAKPIAQR from the coding sequence ATGACCCCGTCAGATGTTAAAGCCACGCTATCGTTCAGCGATAACTCGCCGAGCGTTGAAATGCCGATTTACAAGGGCACGATGGGCCCGGATGTGATCGACATCCGTAAGCTGTACGGTCAGACCGGCAAGTTCACGTACGATCCGGGCTTCATGTCGACGGCGTCGTGCAACTCGGCGATCACCTACATCGACGGTGACAAGGGCGAGCTGCTGTACCGCGGCTTCCCGATCGACAACCTCGCGCAAAACGCCGACTTCCTCGAAACGTGCTATCTGCTGCTGAAGGGCGAACTGCCGAACCAGGCGCAGAAGGACGAGTTCGTGAAGACGGTCACGAACCACACGATGGTTCACGAGCAGATGCAGTTCTTCTTCCGTGGCTTCCGCCGCGACGCGCACCCGATGGCGATTCTCGTCGCTGCAGTCGGCGCGCTGTCGGCGTTCTACCACGACTCGCTCGACATCACGAACCCGCGTCACCGCGAAGTGTCGGCGATCCGCATGATCGCGAAGCTGCCCACGCTCGTCGCGATGGCGTACAAGTACTCGATCGGCCAGCCGTTCGTGTATCCGCAGAACAATCTGTCGTACAGCGCGAACTTCATGCGCATGATGTTCTCGAACCCGTGCGAAGAGTACAAGGTCAACGAAGTGCTGGTCCGCGCACTGGACCGCATCCTGATCCTGCACGCTGACCACGAACAGAACGCGTCGACGTCGACGGTGCGTCTGGCAGGCTCGTCGGGCGCGAATCCGTTTGCGTGTATCGCTGCCGGTATCGCATGTCTGTGGGGCCCGGCGCACGGCGGCGCGAACGAAGCCGCGCTGAACATGCTCGAAGAAATCGGCTCGGTCGACAACATTCCTGAGTTCATCAAGCAGGTGAAGGACAAGAACTCGGGCGTGAAGCTGATGGGCTTCGGTCACCGCGTCTACAAGAACTACGACCCGCGTGCGAAGCTGATGCGCGAAACCTGCTACGAAGTGCTGAACGAACTGGGCCTGCACGACGACCCGCTGTTCAAGCTCGCCATGGCGCTCGAAAAGATCGCGCTGGAAGACGAATACTTCGTGTCGCGCAAGCTGTACCCGAACGTCGACTTCTACTCGGGCATCGTGCAGCGCGCGCTCGGTATCCCGACGTCGATGTTCACGTGTATCTTCGCGATGGCACGTACGGTTGGCTGGATCGCGCAATGGAACGAAATGATCGCCGATCCCGAGCAGAAGATCGGCCGTCCGCGTCAGCTGTTCATCGGCGAAACGGCGCGCGAAGCGAAGCCGATCGCTCAGCGCTAA